One segment of Streptomyces sp. NBC_00576 DNA contains the following:
- a CDS encoding ABC transporter permease — protein MSAVLQTTTPPAEAVAGYRLPLRRFTRNRLAVAGLVVVAAFLLFCFAGPLLHSTDQTHTDLTQVNLAPNGSHWLGTDAVGHDELGRLMYGGKVSLLVGLAAGILATVIGTLWGAVAGYAGGWIDAVMMRIVDAGIAIPALFILLVVSAITTPDTLGLIVILGLVSWLVPSRLIRAETLTLKNRDYVLTLRAIGGTHGRAIIRHILPNSVSTIVVAATFQVADAILLVAYVSYLGLGVQPPSTDWGGMLSAGLTAAYSGRWWLIVPPGLAIILVVCAFNAIGDGLRDAFDVKGRG, from the coding sequence ATGAGCGCCGTACTGCAGACCACGACGCCACCCGCGGAGGCGGTCGCCGGATACCGTCTGCCGCTGCGCCGGTTCACCCGCAACCGGCTCGCGGTAGCCGGGCTCGTGGTCGTCGCCGCGTTCCTGCTCTTCTGCTTCGCGGGCCCGCTCCTCCACTCCACCGACCAGACCCACACCGACCTCACACAGGTCAACCTCGCCCCGAACGGCTCCCATTGGCTCGGCACGGACGCCGTCGGCCACGACGAACTCGGACGGCTGATGTACGGCGGGAAGGTGTCCCTGCTCGTCGGCCTCGCGGCCGGCATCCTCGCCACCGTCATCGGCACGCTGTGGGGTGCGGTCGCGGGCTACGCGGGCGGCTGGATCGACGCGGTGATGATGCGGATCGTCGACGCGGGCATCGCCATCCCGGCCCTGTTCATCCTGCTCGTCGTTTCGGCGATCACCACTCCGGACACCCTCGGCCTGATCGTCATCCTGGGTCTGGTGTCCTGGCTGGTGCCGTCCCGGCTGATCAGGGCCGAGACGCTCACCCTGAAGAACCGCGACTACGTCCTGACGCTGCGCGCCATCGGCGGCACCCACGGCCGCGCGATCATCCGGCATATCCTGCCCAACTCGGTGTCGACCATCGTCGTCGCGGCCACCTTCCAGGTCGCCGACGCGATCCTGCTCGTCGCCTACGTCTCCTACCTCGGCCTCGGCGTCCAGCCGCCGTCGACCGACTGGGGCGGCATGCTGTCGGCCGGCCTCACCGCCGCGTACTCGGGCCGCTGGTGGCTCATCGTTCCGCCGGGCCTCGCCATCATCCTCGTCGTCTGCGCGTTCAACGCGATCGGTGACGGGCTGCGCGACGCCTTCGACGTCAAGGGGCGTGGATGA
- a CDS encoding ABC transporter permease, giving the protein MDTFLYLIRRILQALAVILIVTVVVFCLLHALPGGPARGILGPQATAQQIAAFNHEQRLDQPLPVQYVHYLGTLLHGDLGTSYTLNEGVSTLIEQRLPKTLVLTVLSAFVGLLLAIPLGMWQAVRRNKPVDYVITTLGFVAYATPVYFLGLILVLVFTQLLPWFPSQAPQGETLGQVLSQPDALVLPVVAGAASMVAVFSRYMRAATLENLSEDYVRTARAGGSRQGAILRRHVFRNSLTPVVAMLGYYVPVLFGGALVVEQLFNYPGMGLLFWSAAQSSDYPVLLGCVLVISVATVIGTLLADIVQRLVDPRVKAGRA; this is encoded by the coding sequence ATGGACACCTTCCTCTACCTGATCCGGCGGATCCTCCAGGCGCTCGCGGTGATCCTCATCGTGACCGTGGTGGTCTTCTGCCTCCTGCACGCGCTGCCCGGGGGTCCCGCACGCGGGATCCTCGGCCCGCAGGCCACCGCCCAGCAGATCGCCGCCTTCAACCACGAACAGCGCCTCGACCAGCCGCTGCCCGTCCAGTACGTCCACTACCTGGGCACCCTGCTGCACGGCGACCTCGGCACCTCGTACACCCTCAACGAGGGCGTCTCCACCCTCATCGAACAGCGCCTGCCCAAGACCCTCGTCCTCACCGTGCTGTCCGCGTTCGTCGGGCTGCTCCTCGCGATCCCGCTCGGCATGTGGCAGGCCGTCCGGCGCAACAAGCCCGTCGACTACGTCATCACCACGCTCGGCTTCGTCGCCTACGCGACGCCCGTCTACTTCCTCGGGCTGATCCTCGTGCTGGTGTTCACCCAACTGCTGCCCTGGTTCCCGTCCCAGGCACCCCAGGGCGAGACCCTCGGCCAGGTCCTCTCCCAGCCCGACGCGCTCGTCCTGCCGGTCGTCGCCGGCGCCGCCTCGATGGTCGCGGTCTTCAGCCGCTACATGCGCGCCGCCACCCTGGAGAACCTCTCCGAGGACTACGTCCGCACCGCCCGCGCCGGCGGCTCACGGCAGGGCGCCATCCTGCGGCGGCACGTGTTCCGCAACTCCCTCACGCCCGTCGTCGCCATGCTCGGCTACTACGTGCCCGTCCTCTTCGGCGGCGCCCTGGTCGTCGAGCAGCTCTTCAACTACCCAGGCATGGGCCTGCTGTTCTGGAGCGCGGCCCAGTCCTCCGACTACCCGGTACTGCTCGGCTGCGTCCTCGTCATCTCCGTCGCCACCGTCATCGGCACCCTCCTCGCCGACATCGTGCAGCGCCTCGTCGACCCCCGAGTGAAGGCAGGCCGAGCATGA
- a CDS encoding peptide ABC transporter substrate-binding protein → MSSPARTALVAGVTASVSALLLAGCSGTSDTSSASKDSINYALPANFTPNWILPIGTAAHLNTNNNSIAASLWEPLIAYDGSTGKIAWNKKASVATAADFAADGKSVTITLGDRSWSDGKPITARDVEFWFNVIKANKAEWAGYNPGKAPDNWTAFKTVDDRHFTITFDQAYNSQWMLANELSAITPLPQHAWDKAGASAAVSDADRTAAGAKQVWTYLNTAAKNISGYDSDPLWKTISGPYSVKSFSTAGKVVLAANTKYDGGEKPDITTVNLLPFTTADAEKNALRSGGVDYGYIEATDLDQKDSFTNRGYAVQPWSGWAITYLPYNFNNPAMGAVFKQLYARQAVQKSIDQAGLSKVIFNGTAVPGYGPIPQAQSSDFLSATQKGDPYPFSTEEAKSLLAGHGWSEQGGVMVCTDAGAGAAQCGEGVAKGTKFEMQVLSQSGSTVTDNMMSAIQSSLAKTGIKFTIKTAPVNSVLAQTPQCTASQAICKWQLSFFGTAGSWYFNAFPTGDSLFQTKGGSNFGNYSNPDVDKLITASTTSTSNQAIQDYSAALAKDLPVVWLPEPDYQISVVKDGLGGFSQDSLANFHPAQWKWTS, encoded by the coding sequence ATGTCGTCCCCTGCTCGCACCGCGCTCGTCGCCGGTGTCACCGCCTCGGTGAGCGCTCTGCTGCTCGCGGGCTGTTCCGGCACGAGTGACACGTCGTCCGCGTCGAAGGACTCCATCAACTACGCCCTGCCCGCGAACTTCACCCCGAACTGGATCCTGCCGATCGGCACGGCGGCCCACCTCAACACCAACAACAACTCGATCGCGGCGAGCCTGTGGGAGCCGCTCATCGCCTACGACGGCTCCACCGGCAAGATCGCCTGGAACAAGAAGGCGTCCGTCGCCACCGCCGCCGACTTCGCCGCCGATGGAAAGAGCGTCACCATCACGCTCGGCGACCGCAGTTGGAGCGACGGAAAGCCGATCACCGCACGGGACGTCGAGTTCTGGTTCAACGTCATCAAGGCGAACAAGGCGGAGTGGGCCGGCTACAACCCCGGCAAGGCCCCCGACAACTGGACCGCGTTCAAGACCGTCGACGACCGCCACTTCACGATCACCTTCGACCAGGCCTACAACTCCCAGTGGATGCTGGCCAACGAGCTGAGCGCCATCACCCCGCTGCCCCAGCACGCCTGGGACAAGGCCGGCGCCTCGGCCGCCGTGTCGGACGCCGACCGTACGGCCGCGGGCGCCAAGCAGGTGTGGACGTACCTCAACACGGCCGCGAAGAACATCTCCGGCTACGACAGCGACCCCCTGTGGAAGACCATCAGCGGTCCCTACTCGGTGAAGTCGTTCTCCACGGCCGGAAAGGTCGTCCTCGCCGCCAACACGAAGTACGACGGCGGTGAGAAGCCGGACATCACCACCGTGAACCTGCTGCCGTTCACGACAGCCGACGCCGAGAAGAACGCCCTGCGCTCCGGAGGCGTCGACTACGGCTACATAGAGGCCACCGACCTCGACCAGAAGGACAGCTTCACCAACCGGGGCTACGCCGTGCAGCCCTGGTCCGGCTGGGCGATCACCTATCTGCCGTACAACTTCAACAACCCCGCCATGGGCGCCGTGTTCAAGCAGCTGTACGCCCGCCAGGCCGTCCAGAAGTCCATCGACCAGGCAGGCCTCTCCAAGGTCATCTTCAACGGCACCGCCGTGCCCGGTTACGGCCCGATCCCGCAGGCCCAGTCCTCCGACTTCCTCTCCGCCACCCAGAAGGGCGACCCGTACCCCTTCTCGACCGAGGAGGCCAAGTCCCTTCTCGCCGGGCACGGTTGGAGCGAGCAGGGCGGAGTCATGGTCTGCACGGACGCGGGTGCCGGCGCCGCCCAGTGCGGTGAAGGCGTCGCCAAGGGGACGAAGTTCGAGATGCAGGTGCTGTCGCAGTCCGGTTCGACCGTGACCGACAACATGATGAGCGCGATCCAGTCGTCGCTGGCGAAGACCGGCATCAAGTTCACCATCAAGACCGCGCCCGTCAACTCCGTACTGGCGCAGACCCCGCAGTGCACCGCGAGCCAGGCCATCTGCAAGTGGCAGCTGTCCTTCTTCGGCACGGCCGGCAGCTGGTACTTCAACGCCTTCCCGACCGGCGACTCCCTCTTCCAGACCAAGGGCGGCTCGAACTTCGGCAACTACTCCAACCCGGACGTCGACAAGCTCATCACCGCCTCCACCACGTCCACGTCGAACCAGGCCATCCAGGACTACAGCGCGGCCCTCGCCAAGGACCTGCCCGTGGTCTGGCTGCCCGAGCCCGACTACCAGATCTCCGTCGTCAAGGACGGCCTCGGCGGTTTCTCCCAGGACTCACTCGCCAACTTCCACCCCGCACAGTGGAAATGGACCAGCTGA
- a CDS encoding ROK family transcriptional regulator, with translation MTEKSAPHRRTSPGVSSLAERVLELLASGQATTRTELAELLGAAPSTISFTVGQLVTHGLVAEQGTRSSTGGRPRKVLRLGGSDGFAVAADLGSRHARVGVVFPGGGLTDVSTVPFAAAEGPEEALPALAETLEALAARHGRELLRGVGLCLPGPVDVESGVVTLPARMPGWNRFPVRAWLEDYFGVPAAIENDANCMAVGEHSVQPAERRQSIMVKVGSGIGAGVIADGRLYRGGTGAAGEITHVRVENEGGTPCSCGNTGCLETVASGAALVRILRERGADVDSIEDVVGLATDADPEATGAVRRAGRYLGTVLSANVNFFNPDAVYLGGLLSTLEPFVAAVRSQLYEGCHPLVTEQLVIERASLGADAGLVGAGRFALQRALAHALQTLTASDTPARHA, from the coding sequence ATGACCGAAAAAAGTGCCCCGCATCGACGGACCTCGCCCGGTGTCTCCTCGCTGGCCGAACGCGTGCTCGAACTGCTGGCCTCCGGGCAGGCGACCACCCGGACCGAGCTGGCCGAGCTGCTGGGCGCCGCGCCCTCGACGATCTCGTTCACCGTCGGCCAGCTGGTGACCCACGGGCTGGTCGCGGAGCAGGGCACCCGCTCCTCCACGGGCGGGCGGCCACGGAAGGTGCTGCGGCTCGGCGGCAGCGACGGGTTCGCGGTCGCGGCGGACCTGGGCAGCCGGCATGCCCGGGTCGGGGTGGTGTTCCCCGGGGGCGGGCTCACCGATGTGTCGACGGTGCCGTTCGCCGCCGCCGAGGGGCCGGAGGAGGCGCTGCCCGCCCTCGCCGAGACCCTGGAGGCGCTGGCCGCGCGGCACGGGCGGGAGCTGCTGCGGGGCGTCGGGCTGTGTCTGCCGGGCCCGGTGGACGTCGAGTCGGGCGTCGTCACCCTGCCGGCGCGGATGCCCGGCTGGAACAGGTTTCCGGTGCGGGCCTGGCTGGAGGACTACTTCGGTGTGCCGGCGGCGATCGAGAACGACGCCAACTGCATGGCGGTGGGCGAGCACAGCGTCCAGCCCGCCGAACGGCGCCAGTCGATCATGGTGAAGGTGGGTTCCGGCATCGGCGCCGGGGTCATCGCCGACGGCCGGCTGTACCGGGGCGGCACCGGGGCGGCCGGCGAGATCACCCACGTCCGCGTCGAGAACGAGGGCGGCACTCCGTGTTCCTGCGGCAACACCGGCTGCCTGGAGACGGTCGCGTCGGGTGCGGCGCTGGTACGGATCCTGCGGGAGCGTGGCGCCGACGTCGACTCCATCGAGGACGTGGTCGGGCTGGCCACGGACGCCGACCCGGAGGCGACCGGTGCGGTGCGCCGGGCCGGCCGCTATCTCGGCACCGTCCTGTCGGCGAACGTCAACTTCTTCAACCCCGACGCCGTGTATCTCGGGGGTCTGCTGTCGACGCTTGAACCGTTCGTGGCCGCCGTCCGCAGTCAGCTGTATGAGGGCTGCCATCCGCTCGTGACCGAGCAGCTGGTGATCGAGCGGGCGAGTCTCGGCGCCGACGCCGGGCTGGTCGGCGCGGGCCGTTTCGCGCTGCAACGGGCGCTGGCGCATGCCTTGCAGACCCTGACCGCATCCGACACTCCCGCCCGCCATGCCTGA
- a CDS encoding M81 family metallopeptidase, protein MPQPRNAIARPVVAIAGLGIESSTFSPARTEAPAFHPQRGADVLTRYPFLAPGAPLREAAEWRGALVGKALPGGTVTAAAFADLSDELIDRLRELGPVDGLWYDIHGAMTVEGVDDAETVLLARIRETVGPDVIVSTSMDLHGNVSRELAHQSDLITCYRMAPHEDHMETKERAVRNLVDVLVSGTPRPVKAWVPVPVLLAGEQTSTRIEPARSVYAAVDEVEAVDGVLDAAIWVGYAWADEPRNRAAVVVTGSDEAAVSAGAERLARGFWEARNRFAFVAPTASLDACLDDALASDARPYFISDTGDNPTAGGAGDVTWGLGRVLDRPEFKDPDGPTVIYASVPGPAAVEVAVKAGAGAVVTVTAGAEVDDRHAGPLTMTGVVHAVRHGDRDAGTEVVLRVGSVHVILTRLRKPYHHEHDFTDLDLDPRSADLVLVKIGYLEPELFDMAVGWKLALTPGGVDQDLPRLGHRRVRRPLFPFDPEMAAPDLTARIVPPSNEPLVGVDE, encoded by the coding sequence GTGCCTCAGCCCCGTAACGCCATAGCCCGTCCGGTCGTCGCCATCGCCGGACTCGGCATCGAGTCGTCGACCTTCTCCCCCGCGCGCACCGAGGCGCCGGCCTTCCATCCGCAGCGCGGCGCGGACGTCCTCACCCGTTATCCGTTCCTGGCGCCCGGAGCGCCGTTGCGGGAGGCGGCCGAGTGGCGGGGCGCGCTGGTCGGCAAGGCGCTGCCCGGCGGGACGGTGACCGCTGCCGCGTTCGCGGACCTTTCCGACGAACTCATCGACCGTCTGCGGGAGTTGGGGCCTGTCGACGGCCTCTGGTACGACATCCACGGCGCGATGACGGTGGAGGGCGTCGACGATGCCGAGACGGTCCTGCTGGCGCGGATCCGGGAGACCGTCGGGCCGGACGTGATCGTGTCCACGTCCATGGACCTGCACGGCAACGTCTCGCGCGAACTCGCCCACCAAAGCGATCTGATCACCTGTTACCGGATGGCCCCGCACGAGGACCACATGGAGACGAAGGAACGGGCGGTACGCAACCTCGTCGACGTCCTGGTCAGTGGCACCCCACGGCCGGTCAAGGCCTGGGTTCCGGTGCCGGTGCTGTTGGCCGGTGAGCAGACCTCGACGCGTATCGAGCCGGCGAGGAGCGTGTACGCGGCCGTCGACGAGGTGGAAGCGGTGGACGGTGTGCTGGATGCCGCGATCTGGGTCGGGTACGCGTGGGCGGACGAGCCGCGCAACCGGGCCGCGGTCGTCGTCACCGGGTCCGACGAGGCCGCCGTGAGCGCCGGTGCCGAGCGACTGGCGCGCGGCTTCTGGGAGGCGCGGAACAGGTTCGCGTTCGTCGCGCCGACGGCCTCGCTGGACGCGTGTCTGGACGACGCGCTCGCGTCGGATGCCCGGCCGTACTTCATCAGCGACACCGGGGACAACCCGACGGCGGGCGGCGCCGGTGACGTGACCTGGGGGCTCGGGCGCGTCCTGGACCGGCCCGAGTTCAAGGACCCGGACGGTCCGACGGTGATCTACGCCTCGGTGCCCGGGCCCGCCGCCGTCGAAGTCGCGGTGAAGGCGGGCGCCGGGGCGGTCGTCACGGTCACGGCCGGTGCCGAGGTGGACGACCGGCACGCGGGGCCGCTCACGATGACCGGGGTCGTGCACGCGGTGCGGCACGGGGACCGGGACGCCGGCACCGAGGTCGTGCTGCGCGTCGGCAGCGTGCACGTGATCCTCACCCGGCTGCGCAAGCCGTACCACCACGAGCACGACTTCACCGACCTGGACCTCGATCCGCGTAGCGCCGACCTCGTCCTCGTCAAGATCGGCTACCTCGAACCGGAACTGTTCGACATGGCTGTCGGCTGGAAGCTCGCGCTCACTCCCGGTGGCGTCGACCAGGATCTGCCGCGGCTGGGGCACCGCCGTGTCCGGCGCCCCCTGTTCCCGTTCGACCCGGAGATGGCCGCCCCGGACCTCACGGCGAGGATCGTTCCACCGTCGAACGAGCCGCTGGTGGGAGTGGACGAATAG